TGCTACTGTAACAATAGCTGTACCATGCTGATCATCATGAAAAATTGGGATATCACATATTTCCTTTAATCGCCTTTCGATTTCAAAACAAGCTGGAGCTGCGATATCTTCTAAATTTACTCCTCCAAAAGTAGGCTGGATCGCCCTAACTAGTTCTACTATTTTATCTGGATCAGTTGTATCTACACAAATTGGAAATCCATCTACACCAGAAAAGGATTTAAAAAGAACTGCTTTCCCTTCCATTACAGGCATAGATGCTTCAGGACCTATATCTCCCAACCCTAAAACAGCTGTACCATCAGAGACAACTGCTACAAGGTTACCCTTAGCAGTATAGTCATAGGCTGTGGATTTATCCTTATGTATTTCAGTACATGGCTCTGCTACCCCTGGTGAATAAGCTAAGCTTAAGTCATCTGCATCTTTTAAAGCCACTTTGCTGGCGACCTCTAATTTACCTTTATTTTCTTTGTGCATTTTTAAAGCTTTGTCTCTCATATTAGATCCTCCTTGTGAAATAATTTACAAAATTTTATTTACAATTCACTCTTTTATATTATAAATTAAGCCGATAAGGAACGCAACCTTATCGGCTATATACTAAATTACCACATCTTCGTCTTGATGAGCTAATCTTGATGCAGCAGCTGCAGCTATTGCTGCAACTAAATCATCTAGAAAAGTATTAACTTTGCCATTAGTTTTATCATTAAGTTTATTTATGATACCAATTTTACTTTTGTCTAAGTATCCAAAATTTGTCAAACCTATAGTTCCATAAATGTTTGTAATGCTAAGAGCTAATATTTCATCAATTCCATACAATCCTTTATCCTCTTTTAAAATCGTTTGTAACGGTTCCGGAAACATATTTTTTTCAGCATACATATCCATGACGAGGCCTGTTAAAACCGCATTTTGTGTTTCTCTTTTTTCTAGAACTTTACTAACGTGCATTATACATTCCTCTAAAGTTAGGTTTGGTAGGTACGATTTTTGTATTTCTAATACTATTTTAGCTATATCTTCTAGTGTAACACCACGTTCTTCTAACATTTCAGTAATTAAAATTTTCATTTTACTCTCCCTTTCGCCAAAATTTATTTAACCTTGACATTTTTTTTCCCCAAAAATTCCCTTAATCCATTTAATATGTTCTGCTCTATAGAAACTTTATACTTTGATTTTATCGCCTTTTTATCTGACTCGATATAGTATATTACAGAGTGTTCGCCAGGTGAAACATCTAGCAAACGATTTATCATTTCAATTGTATTTTTATCCATTTTGGGCAATCTTAGATAAAGTTTTTCTAGCTCGTTGTTTTCATTTTTTTTTGGATTGTTGTTGCGTTTGCCAGCAATAGCTTTTGAGTATTCTTCAATATCCCATATTTTTTGGCACAACAGTTTGGCGCCCTCTTCTTCTTTAAAGCTAACCCTTCCTTCCACAACCAAAGGTTGGTCACTTTCT
This genomic interval from Proteinivorax tanatarense contains the following:
- a CDS encoding phosphatidylglycerophosphatase A family protein, which produces MKILITEMLEERGVTLEDIAKIVLEIQKSYLPNLTLEECIMHVSKVLEKRETQNAVLTGLVMDMYAEKNMFPEPLQTILKEDKGLYGIDEILALSITNIYGTIGLTNFGYLDKSKIGIINKLNDKTNGKVNTFLDDLVAAIAAAAASRLAHQDEDVVI